The Candidatus Fermentibacter sp. sequence TGGGACCGCAGGCGGAGAGAAGCAGGGCGGCGCTGAGAACAGCCAGGCAGAACCAGATCATCCTGGCTCTAGGCATACGCGGGACCTCCTCTCGACTGGTCAGAATGGCTGAATGGACCCCTGGGAACAACTTGAGGACCGACCCCTGTCCGACTGAAGATCGTATCCTGCCGGTGAAGCGGTGTCAAGAGCCGCTTTCACTCCGTTCGCGGAACATAAGGGCAAGCCTGCGCCTGCGGCCAGTCCTGGCCGACCATAGAGCCCTGGCCGCGAATCCCGCCGCCAGCCCGGCGCAGTCGGCAAGGAAGTCGCCGGTCGAGCAGTCCCTTCCCGGGACGTAGGCCTGGTGGATCTCGTCGAGCCCCGCCCACAGAACACCGGAGGCGAGGGCGGCGCCGTCCGATCTCCGGAACAGGTCGCGGTTCAGCGAGATGGCGAATCCCAGCGCGGCGAACTCCAAGAAATGCATGAACTTGTCCTGATACGGGAAGAGGGGCGGTATGTACTCAGGGGCGGGATCCGAACTCAGGATCCAGATCGCCGCTGCCAGAGCGAACAGGAGCACCCTCGCCGCGGCCCTCAAGGATCGACAGCCCCGTGGTTCTGGCCGGATGCGAGCAGGAGTGCGACCTGGAACCTCGAGGAGACCGCCCTCGCGGAGACCATGGCCCGCGAAGCCTCGGCACAAAGCGACTCGATCCTCCTGTCGCTCCTCGTCACCGCCCCTCCCACCACGACTCTCGGCGATATCTCCCCCGACTCCAGTTTCACCTTCATGCCGTCGAAGCTCCTGACGACGCTCTCGGCGAACGCCTCCGCCGCGGCCTGGTCCATGCCCGGGATGCAGATCGCGAATTTCGAGGCCGAGAGCCTGGTGAGAGCCGCCTCGGAGCCGGCCATACCTCCGAGACTCTCGCCGCAGGCGGACAGCAGCCTGTTCCCTCCCCTGAACCCGTGCGCGGCGTTGACCTCCTCGAGGGAATCGATCTCCACCACGAACAGGGATACGCTCCTGCCGAACCGGTAGACGTCCCTCGAGGTCCGCCTCACGAAGTCCATGAAGTCCACGGGATGCGGCAGCCCCGTCAGACCGTCCCTGTTCTGCAGGTCCTTCTTCTGTTCGCGCAGGAGGATCTTCTCGATCGAGAGGCCGAGCAGCCCGGCCGCCAGGTCGAGCGTCCCCTCGACTCCGGCTCCGGTGCCCTCCTCCGAGGGGGATTCGACGAGCAGGACTCCGACGCTCTTCCCGGAGATCACTACTGGAGCTGCCGAGCAGCTTCCGCAGCGCACGGCCGACGGATCGGACCGGGAGAGCGTGGTGACGGCCCGTCCGCCGCTCCCGAGGCCGCAGCGCGATATCGAGTTGCCGCTGTTGATGGTCCACCCCGCCACCGAGCCCTCGAGGTCGAAGTTCATGCCCACGCGTCCCTGCGCCAGGGGGCCCAGTGATTCGTACACGTCGAGGCTGCCGCTGTCGCTGGACAGGAGGCCGACGGTGACCGTCAGATCGTTCCCGGAGCCTGCCAGCCAGGCCGCAGTCGAGTGTATGGCCCCGCCGAGACTGCCGGCCTGGGCGACCGACTTCACGAGTTCCAGGCAGCCCTGCGAGACGGGAGAAGGATCCTGCCCGCATGGATCCGTCCTCCCGGACCGGCTTCCCGGACCTTTCGCTCGCCCGCCTCCCGATGCCATCCATTCCAGCACGAGCGACGACACCGGCAGTGCGACGAGAGGCACGGCAGCCGCCGAAAGCCTGCCCGTGAGATCGGGGGTGATCAGACCGCCCCCGAAGGCGGTGAGCAGCCCCTCGATGAGTCCCAGGGCGATCCCGGCCTCGAATGCGGGCCCGTGGACGGGACGCCCCGCCATCCAGGCGAGAACCAGGAAGTAGAGGGGGGTCAGGGGCCCGCCGAAGCCTCCGGTCAGCCTCACCGAGGTGAAGACCAGGGCGGCGGCGGATGCCTGCCGCTGGGTCGATGCGCCGCTTCCGTCCCTGTGGCCTCGCGAGGCCAGGAGCGCCGCCGAAGCGGCGCAGACGGCGGAGGCCGCCCAGGACCACGGGCCCGGCTCGTACCGCAGGGACGCCAGTGCGGATGCCGCCGCCGCCGCCATGGCGGCCGACAGCACGGCGATCCGGGAGAAGCTGCGCCTATTCACAGGGGGAGTATACCACCGATTTCGGCGAAGCCGAAATCGGCGCGTAGCACGTCAGCATGGTTCGCGGAGAGAACCTGCGGGAGTGCGTGCCAGTCTCGCAAGGAGAGACTGGACCCTGTGCAAGCCCGCAAGGGGGCTTGATCCTACGCCCAGCCCCGGGGAACGGGCTGGACCATGAGCACAGCCCCGCGAGGGGCTTGATCCTTCACCCAGTCCGGCCGAGTCGGACTGGACCATGGCCAGCCCGCGGAAAGGGCTGGACTCCCGCGGGGCGCTGAGCGCCCGGCCTGCGTTCATGGCTGGTCAGACGCAAGGATGTTGAGCATCAGGCTGGGTCGCTCCCGCAGCACCGATTTCGGTTGATATGAAGCTCAGTTTCGGCCCTGCCGAAACTGGTGGGTAGCGCTTTCTGAGGAAGTACGCTCTGGCCTTCTCGCTGCCTGCCGGGCGGATAGAACTCGATATGGCAGGCAGCTGTCAGGCCTGCTCATCTCCGCGGACGCGGAGATGAGCGAACTGCGGGTGCGCGTGTCAGCCCCGCAGGAAGGGGCTGGACCCAAGGCAAGACTGGACCCTGTGCAAGCCCGCGAGGGGCTGGATCCTCCGCCCAGCCCGGGGAAAGGGCTGGACCATGAGCACAGCCTCACAAGGGGCTTGATCCTTCGCCCAGCCCGGGGAAAGGGCTGGACCCGCGCACAGCCCCGCAAGGGGCTGGATCCTTCACCCAGCCCGGCCGAGTCGGACTGGATCTCCCGCAGGGCGCTGAGCGCCCGGCTGGCGTTCACGGCGGGTCAGACGCAAGGATATCGAGCAGCAGGCTGGGTCGCTCTCGCGACTTTGCTTCGCAAAGTCACTGCCGCTCCCAGCCCCTCATCCCGCCGACGGGGGCTGAGGGGCTTGACTCCGCCTGTTGCTAAGCTAATTTATTAGTCACTTTCCGATCCGTCGATCCGAAACTGCTTGACAGATACGGATGTTCCATTACGCGGTTCCCGGATACGGCCGCTGGGCAGGCGCATTCGCCCCCATATCTCTCATTAACCCGAACCGATTGAGGGACTCAATGGTAGAAAAGCCGCTCGACGGTCATTCTCTCTCGGACCTCGAGGGAAAGACCCTGGTCGAACTGCAGACGATCGCCAAGAGCATGGGCATCAAGGGTATCGCCGGATCCAGGAAGCGCGATCTCATCCAGATGATGCTCGAGAGCCAGACCGAGAAGAACGGGCTCGAGTTCGCGACGGGAGTGCTGGAGACCCTGCCCGAGGGGTACGGCTTCCTCAGGGCCGTCGAGTCCAACTACCTGCCCGGGACCAACGACATCTACGTTTCTCCGTCGCAGATAAAGCGGTTCGGACTCCTGACGGGCGACACGATATCTGGCCAGGTCAGGCAGCCCAAGGAAGGCGAGAAGTACCTCGCCCTCCTCAGGGTCGAGACGGTCAACCAGAAGAGCCCCGATCTCGCCAGGACACGGCGCAACTTCGACGAACTGACCCCCTACTACCCGAAGGAGCGCTTCATCCTCGAGCACGACTCGGAGGAGTTCAGCGGCCGCATCATGGATCTCCTGACCCCCCTGGGGAAGGGGCAGCGCGCCCTGATCGTCTCCCCGCCGAGGGCGGGCAAGACCATCCTCCTCCAGCACATAGCGAACAGCATAGCCATAAACCACCCCGAGGTGGTGCTCATCGTCCTCCTGATCGACGAGAGGCCCGAAGAGGTCACGGACATGAAGCGCAACGTCAGGGGCGAAGTGATCAGCTCGACGTTCGACGAGGCCCCCAAGCGCCACGTCCAGGTGGCCGACATAGTGCTGGAGAAGGCCAAGAGGATGGTCGAGAGCGGCCACGACGTCGTGATCCTGCTCGACTCCATCACGCGCCTGGCTCGTGCCAACAACACCGTGATCCCCCATTCCGGCAAGATCCTCTCCGGCGGTGTCGACTCCAACGCCCTCCAGCGCCCCAAGAGGTTCTTCGGCGCAGCCAGGAAGGCCGAGGAGGGCGGCAGCCTGACGATAGTCGGGACTGCCCTCGTGGACACCGGCAGCAGGATGGACGAGGTCATCTTCGAGGAGTTCAAGGGTACCGGCAACAGCGAGATAGTGCTCGACAGGAGGCTCGCCGACCGGAGGGTCTTCCCCGCCATCGACATCACGAAGTCGGGCACCAGGCGCGAGGAGCTGCTCCTCGACGAGGAGACGCTCAGCAAGGTCTGGATAATGAGGAAGATCCTGGTCGACCTCAATCCCGTGGAGGCCATGGAACTCCTCAAGAAGCAGATCTCCCAGCACAAGTCCAACAAGAGGTTCCTTGACGCGATGGCGAGCATGTCCCAATGATGCCCCGCGTCCGGAGAACCGGAATTTCCAAGGAGCTGCAGAGGTGAAGAAGGACATCCATCCGAAGTACGAAGAGGCCACTTTCTCCTGCGCCTGCGGCAACACCATCCGCACGCGCTCCACGTCCGGCGACGTCAAGTTCGACATCTGCTCGAGCTGCCACCCGTTCTACACCGGCAGGCAGAAGCTCATCGACTCCGCCGGGATGGTGGACAAGTACAACCGGAAGTACGGCCGCAAGGACTCCGAAGGCAAATAGGCCCGGCTCCCAGTGAGTCCGGCCGGATCCGGGTACAGATGACCGAAAGCGTCGACAAGCCGACCGACTCCGGGGTGCAGGCGGGTTCCTGCCGGCTCGAGAAGGCCGGCGGGCAGGCCGTGATCGAGGGCGTGATGATGCGCTCCTCCACGAGGGCGGCGGTGGCCGTGCGCAGTCCCGACGGCTCCATAGCCGGCAGGATCCTGGACGCCGGACCCCTCGCCTCGCGGAACCCGGTCTGGCGGAAGCCCGTTCTCAGAGGCGCCGCCTCCCTGTTCGACTCGCTGCGCATGGGCATGTCCGCCCTGAGCTGGTCTGCGGAGATCGCGGAACCGGCGAAGGAGAAGGGCAAGGGCGGCGGGGACGGGTCGTTCCTGTCGTTCGCCCTGGGCCTCCTCCTGGCGGCGGCCCTCTTCGGCTGGCTCCCCATCCGCCTCGGCATGCTCATCAGCGGTGACAACCATCTCTGGATCAACCTGCTGGCAGGGCTCTTCCGCATAGCCGGCTTCTTCGCCTACGTGGCCGCGATCTCCCTGATCCCCGAGATCAGGCGCGTGTTCGTCTTCCACGGAGCGGAGCACCAGACCATCCATGCCTGGGAGGGTGGGGCGGAAGACCTCGCCGGGGCCGCAGGGCTCGCCGATCCCAGGCACCAGCGCTGCGGCACGAGCTTCATATTCCTGGTCATGCTGCTGGCCGTGGCCTTCTACTCCGTCGTCGACTTCACGGTGGCGCTGGCCACGGGCAGCAATCCCGCAGCCCACTGGAGGCTTCTCTATCATCTCCCGCTCCTGCCCCTCGTGATGGGGATCTCGTACGAGATCCTGCGGCTGGTCGACAGGAACCTCGAGAGGTCCCCGCTCGCGCGGGCGCTTGCCTGGCCCGGCCTTCTGCTCCAGAAGTTCACGACCCGCAAGGCGGGTCCGGCCGAGGTCGAGGTGGCGGTGGCGGCCCTGAAGCTGGCCGTCGGCGAGGATCCCGGCCCCTCCGTCCGGCTGGTGACGCCGGAATGAACGAACTCCCCGGCATCCTCGCAAGGATCGCAGAGATAGACGACCTCCTGTGCCTCCCGGAGACGCAGCGCAGCTCCTCGTCCATTCGCGCACTCTCCTCCGAGCGTGCCTCCCTGTCGAGGATAAGGGACGCGCTGGAGGCTCTCGCCTCGGTCGGGAAGCTGGTGGAGGAGCTGGAGGAGGCCCTTTCGGGCGACGATCCCGAGCTGGTCGAGATGGCCAGGGACGAGCTGCCCGGGGTCAGGGCGCAGCGGGCCGCGCTCGAGGACACCCTCAAGAGGATGCTCCTCCCGAGGGACGAGAACGAGGGCAGGAACGTCATAGTGGAGATACGCGGCGGCACGGGAGGCGAGGAGGCGGCCCTCTTCGCGGCCGACGTGTTCAGGATGTACTCGGGCTATGCCGCGCGCAGGGGCTGGAGGATCGAGGTCCTCGGCAGCAGGCCCTCCGAGAAGGGCGGCTTCAAGGAGATCTCCTTCTCGGTATCCGGCGAGGGCGTGTATTCCCGTATGAAGTACGAAGCCGGCGTCCACAGGGTCCAGAGGGTGCCCGAAACGGAGGCCCAGGGCAGGATCCATACTTCCGCCTGCACGGTCGCGGTCCTTCCCGAGGCCGAGGAGGTCGAGCTCGACATCAGGCCCGACGACCTGAAGATCGATGTCTACAGGTCCACCGGCCCGGGCGGCCAGAGCGTGAACACGACGGATTCGGCGGTGAGGATCACCCACCTCCCGACGGGGCTCGTCGTCACCTGCCAGGACGAGAAGAGCCAGCACAAGAACAAGGCCAAGGCCATGAAGGTCCTCTCCTCCCGGCTCCTCGCGCTGAAGCAGGAGGAGGCGGAATCGGAGCGTGCCTCCGCCAGGCGCTCCATGGTGGGCTCCGGCGACAGGAGCGCCAAGATCCGCACCTACAACTTCCCCCAGTCCAGGGTCACCGACCACAGGATACACCTGACGGTGCACAGCCTCGAGCAGGTCATGACGGGCGACCTCGACGGGATCGTGGACGCCCTGGTCTCGGCCGAGCAGGACAGGCTCCTCGCGGAACGCGCCACCGGCGGATCGCAGGGAGGGTGACGGTCCGGGAAGCCCTGGCGGCCGCCTCCAGGGCCCTGGGGTCTTCCGGGTGCCCCGATCCAGGGATCGACGCGGAGCTCCTCCTGATGCACGTGCTCGGCCTTCCCAGGCACGCCCTCCACATGTCGTCACGAATGTCTCTGGATCCCGGCCCCGAGGGGGAATACTTCGCCCTAGTGGAGGCCAGGGCCGGCAGGATCCCTCTGCAGCACCTGACCGGGGAAGCCTGGTTCATGGGACGCAGATTCCTGTCAGGGCCGGAGGCGCTCGTGCCGAGGCAGGACACCGAGTCGACCCTCGAAGCCCTGCTCGGCATGCTCGACTCGAAACCTTCCAGGCTCCTCGACGCAGGC is a genomic window containing:
- the rho gene encoding transcription termination factor Rho, coding for MVEKPLDGHSLSDLEGKTLVELQTIAKSMGIKGIAGSRKRDLIQMMLESQTEKNGLEFATGVLETLPEGYGFLRAVESNYLPGTNDIYVSPSQIKRFGLLTGDTISGQVRQPKEGEKYLALLRVETVNQKSPDLARTRRNFDELTPYYPKERFILEHDSEEFSGRIMDLLTPLGKGQRALIVSPPRAGKTILLQHIANSIAINHPEVVLIVLLIDERPEEVTDMKRNVRGEVISSTFDEAPKRHVQVADIVLEKAKRMVESGHDVVILLDSITRLARANNTVIPHSGKILSGGVDSNALQRPKRFFGAARKAEEGGSLTIVGTALVDTGSRMDEVIFEEFKGTGNSEIVLDRRLADRRVFPAIDITKSGTRREELLLDEETLSKVWIMRKILVDLNPVEAMELLKKQISQHKSNKRFLDAMASMSQ
- the prfA gene encoding peptide chain release factor 1, coding for MNELPGILARIAEIDDLLCLPETQRSSSSIRALSSERASLSRIRDALEALASVGKLVEELEEALSGDDPELVEMARDELPGVRAQRAALEDTLKRMLLPRDENEGRNVIVEIRGGTGGEEAALFAADVFRMYSGYAARRGWRIEVLGSRPSEKGGFKEISFSVSGEGVYSRMKYEAGVHRVQRVPETEAQGRIHTSACTVAVLPEAEEVELDIRPDDLKIDVYRSTGPGGQSVNTTDSAVRITHLPTGLVVTCQDEKSQHKNKAKAMKVLSSRLLALKQEEAESERASARRSMVGSGDRSAKIRTYNFPQSRVTDHRIHLTVHSLEQVMTGDLDGIVDALVSAEQDRLLAERATGGSQGG
- a CDS encoding DUF1385 domain-containing protein gives rise to the protein MTESVDKPTDSGVQAGSCRLEKAGGQAVIEGVMMRSSTRAAVAVRSPDGSIAGRILDAGPLASRNPVWRKPVLRGAASLFDSLRMGMSALSWSAEIAEPAKEKGKGGGDGSFLSFALGLLLAAALFGWLPIRLGMLISGDNHLWINLLAGLFRIAGFFAYVAAISLIPEIRRVFVFHGAEHQTIHAWEGGAEDLAGAAGLADPRHQRCGTSFIFLVMLLAVAFYSVVDFTVALATGSNPAAHWRLLYHLPLLPLVMGISYEILRLVDRNLERSPLARALAWPGLLLQKFTTRKAGPAEVEVAVAALKLAVGEDPGPSVRLVTPE
- a CDS encoding diguanylate cyclase, with amino-acid sequence MNRRSFSRIAVLSAAMAAAAASALASLRYEPGPWSWAASAVCAASAALLASRGHRDGSGASTQRQASAAALVFTSVRLTGGFGGPLTPLYFLVLAWMAGRPVHGPAFEAGIALGLIEGLLTAFGGGLITPDLTGRLSAAAVPLVALPVSSLVLEWMASGGGRAKGPGSRSGRTDPCGQDPSPVSQGCLELVKSVAQAGSLGGAIHSTAAWLAGSGNDLTVTVGLLSSDSGSLDVYESLGPLAQGRVGMNFDLEGSVAGWTINSGNSISRCGLGSGGRAVTTLSRSDPSAVRCGSCSAAPVVISGKSVGVLLVESPSEEGTGAGVEGTLDLAAGLLGLSIEKILLREQKKDLQNRDGLTGLPHPVDFMDFVRRTSRDVYRFGRSVSLFVVEIDSLEEVNAAHGFRGGNRLLSACGESLGGMAGSEAALTRLSASKFAICIPGMDQAAAEAFAESVVRSFDGMKVKLESGEISPRVVVGGAVTRSDRRIESLCAEASRAMVSARAVSSRFQVALLLASGQNHGAVDP
- the rpmE gene encoding 50S ribosomal protein L31 gives rise to the protein MKKDIHPKYEEATFSCACGNTIRTRSTSGDVKFDICSSCHPFYTGRQKLIDSAGMVDKYNRKYGRKDSEGK
- a CDS encoding VanZ family protein — its product is MRAAARVLLFALAAAIWILSSDPAPEYIPPLFPYQDKFMHFLEFAALGFAISLNRDLFRRSDGAALASGVLWAGLDEIHQAYVPGRDCSTGDFLADCAGLAAGFAARALWSARTGRRRRLALMFRERSESGS